A region from the Pseudomonas cucumis genome encodes:
- the modA gene encoding molybdate ABC transporter substrate-binding protein yields the protein MTIRASRFALTCLFTVFAFGSAQADEVQVAVAANFTAPIHAIAADFEKDTGHKLVTSFGATGQFYTQIKNGAPFEVFLSADDTTAQKLEAEGDTVKDSRFTYAIGTLALWSAKDGYVDAKGKVLSDNQYQHLSIANPKAAPYGLAATQVLAKQGLTDKVKGKLVEGQNITQAYQFVSTGNAELGFVALSQIYKDGKVTSGSAWIVPADLHDPIKQDAVILNKGKDNPAAKALVDYLKGPKAAAVIKSYGYQL from the coding sequence ATGACCATTCGTGCCTCACGTTTTGCCCTCACGTGCCTGTTCACTGTATTCGCTTTCGGCTCCGCCCAGGCGGATGAAGTCCAGGTCGCCGTTGCCGCTAACTTCACCGCGCCAATCCATGCCATCGCGGCCGATTTCGAGAAGGATACCGGGCACAAACTGGTCACTTCCTTTGGTGCAACCGGCCAGTTCTACACCCAGATCAAGAACGGCGCGCCGTTCGAAGTGTTCCTCTCGGCAGACGACACCACCGCGCAAAAACTCGAGGCCGAAGGCGACACAGTCAAAGACTCGCGCTTCACCTACGCGATCGGCACCCTGGCGCTGTGGTCGGCCAAGGACGGTTACGTCGACGCCAAGGGCAAGGTGCTGAGCGACAATCAGTATCAACATCTGTCCATCGCCAATCCGAAAGCGGCCCCGTATGGCCTGGCCGCCACTCAAGTGCTGGCCAAGCAGGGCCTGACTGACAAGGTCAAAGGCAAACTCGTCGAAGGCCAGAACATCACTCAAGCCTACCAATTCGTCTCTACCGGGAATGCAGAGTTGGGTTTCGTCGCCTTGTCGCAGATCTACAAAGACGGCAAAGTCACCAGCGGTTCGGCCTGGATCGTCCCGGCCGATCTGCATGACCCGATCAAACAAGACGCGGTGATCCTCAATAAGGGCAAGGACAACCCGGCCGCCAAGGCGCTGGTTGACTACCTCAAAGGTCCGAAAGCCGCCGCTGTCATCAAATCCTACGGTTACCAACTCTAA
- the ada gene encoding bifunctional DNA-binding transcriptional regulator/O6-methylguanine-DNA methyltransferase Ada, producing the protein MTTHSKNIATENDPRWAAVVARDPRADGQFVYAVKTTGIYCRPSSLARLPKPQNVEFFDTAEQAQAAGYRPSKRAAKDQSDVAAQHATTVAAACRHIESAETLPALNELADAAGLSSFHFHRVFKAITGLTPKGYATAHRSRKVRERLADGGTVTDALYDAGFNSNSRFYEAADQVLGMKPGDYRAAGQNNDIRFAVGQCSLGAILVAQSERGVCAILLGDDPHQLVCDLQDKFRRANLIGADHEFEQLIAKVVGFIEAPALGLDLPLDVRGTAFQERVWQALREIPAGSTASYADIAQRIGAPKAVRAVAQACGANSLAVAIPCHRVVRSDGNLSGYRWGVERKRQLLERENAAES; encoded by the coding sequence ATGACAACGCATTCGAAAAATATCGCCACCGAAAACGACCCTCGCTGGGCCGCCGTGGTCGCGCGCGATCCCCGCGCCGACGGGCAGTTTGTATATGCGGTGAAAACCACCGGCATTTACTGCCGCCCCAGCAGCCTGGCGCGTTTGCCGAAGCCACAGAATGTCGAGTTTTTCGACACCGCCGAGCAAGCTCAGGCGGCGGGTTATCGCCCCAGCAAACGAGCCGCGAAGGATCAAAGCGACGTCGCCGCACAGCACGCCACGACCGTGGCCGCCGCATGCCGTCACATCGAATCCGCCGAGACGTTGCCGGCGTTGAATGAATTGGCGGACGCTGCCGGCCTGAGCAGTTTCCACTTCCATCGTGTATTCAAGGCCATCACCGGCCTGACGCCCAAGGGCTACGCCACAGCCCATCGTTCACGCAAGGTTCGCGAGCGCCTGGCGGACGGCGGCACGGTCACCGACGCGCTGTATGACGCTGGATTCAACTCCAACAGTCGTTTCTATGAGGCAGCGGATCAAGTGCTGGGCATGAAGCCCGGCGACTACCGCGCGGCCGGGCAGAACAATGACATTCGTTTTGCCGTCGGCCAGTGCTCTTTGGGAGCGATTCTGGTGGCGCAAAGTGAGCGCGGCGTCTGCGCGATTCTATTGGGGGACGATCCGCATCAATTGGTCTGTGATCTGCAGGACAAGTTTAGGCGCGCCAACCTGATTGGCGCCGATCATGAGTTCGAGCAGCTGATTGCTAAAGTGGTGGGTTTTATCGAAGCACCGGCACTCGGCCTGGACTTGCCGCTGGACGTACGCGGCACGGCGTTTCAGGAGCGGGTGTGGCAAGCCCTGCGGGAGATTCCCGCCGGCAGCACCGCCAGTTATGCCGATATCGCTCAGCGTATCGGCGCACCGAAAGCCGTGCGCGCCGTGGCCCAGGCCTGTGGCGCGAACAGCCTGGCGGTGGCGATCCCTTGCCATCGCGTGGTACGCAGCGACGGCAACCTGTCGGGCTATCGCTGGGGCGTAGAGCGCAAGCGTCAGTTGCTGGAACGCGAAAACGCGGCTGAATCCTGA
- a CDS encoding DUF1883 domain-containing protein, with translation MKFIHQREHLNEDDIVVIQCSQMCNIRLMNDANFRSFKNGGRHTYHGGAFDTFPARITAPSTGFWNITIDTVNRRPISVTRKPTLTHSIKIIRRSSSKLS, from the coding sequence ATGAAATTTATCCACCAGCGCGAGCACCTCAACGAAGACGACATCGTCGTCATCCAATGCTCCCAAATGTGCAACATCCGCTTGATGAACGACGCCAACTTTCGCAGCTTCAAGAATGGCGGCCGTCATACTTACCACGGCGGCGCATTCGACACCTTCCCGGCCCGGATCACTGCGCCGAGCACCGGTTTCTGGAACATCACCATCGACACGGTCAATCGCCGGCCGATCAGCGTGACCCGCAAACCGACCCTGACACACTCGATCAAGATCATCCGTCGCTCCAGCTCGAAACTGAGCTGA
- a CDS encoding 2OG-Fe(II) oxygenase: MFSDPIHNDALDWGRLTQQLDQDGCAVIRSFLSPETCDEISALYDRPEPFRSKVMMARHGFGRGEYKYFKYPLPDPVARLRSALYPRLVPIANRWYECMDLPTRFPESHEAFLQRCHAAGQERPTPLLLQYGPQDYNCLHQDLYGEHVFPLQVAILLSEPNEDFTGGEFVLTEQRPRMQSRPQVIGLKKGDALIFAVNQRPVKGVRGYYRVTMRHGVSRLHSGKRHTLGIIFHDAL, from the coding sequence TTGTTTAGCGACCCGATTCACAACGACGCCCTCGACTGGGGCAGGCTTACGCAACAACTCGATCAGGATGGCTGCGCAGTCATCAGGTCGTTTTTAAGCCCTGAGACCTGCGATGAAATAAGCGCCCTGTACGACCGGCCCGAGCCCTTTCGCTCGAAGGTGATGATGGCTCGCCACGGTTTTGGCCGTGGTGAGTACAAGTACTTCAAGTACCCGCTGCCGGATCCGGTGGCCCGGTTGCGTAGCGCGCTCTACCCTCGACTGGTTCCCATCGCCAATCGCTGGTACGAATGCATGGACCTGCCGACCCGTTTCCCCGAATCGCACGAAGCATTTTTGCAACGCTGTCATGCCGCCGGTCAGGAACGCCCGACACCTTTGTTGCTGCAATATGGCCCGCAGGACTACAACTGTTTGCATCAGGATCTGTACGGCGAACACGTCTTCCCGCTGCAAGTGGCGATTCTTCTGTCAGAACCGAACGAGGATTTCACCGGCGGTGAATTTGTGCTGACCGAACAACGTCCTCGGATGCAGTCACGCCCGCAAGTCATCGGCCTGAAGAAAGGCGACGCGTTGATTTTTGCCGTGAATCAGCGCCCGGTAAAAGGTGTTCGCGGCTATTACCGAGTGACCATGCGTCACGGGGTGAGTCGCCTGCACAGCGGAAAACGGCATACCCTTGGAATCATCTTTCACGATGCGTTATGA
- the acuI gene encoding acrylyl-CoA reductase (NADPH) codes for MFKGILIDKDDSGYRATLQEINDDQLPEGDVTVRVAYSTLNFKDGLAITGSSPVVRKFPMVPGIDLAGTVEVSGHPDYKVGDQVLLNGWGVGEGHWGGLAQKARLNGDWLIPLPKAFTAAQAMAIGTAGYTAMLSILALEHNGVNPDQGEVLVTGANGGVGSFAIALLSKLGYRVVASTGRTSEHEYLKQLGASEIIDRATLSEPGKPLAKERWAAVIDSVGSHTLANACASTRANGTVAACGLAQGMDFPASVAPFILRGVTLAGINSVTQPKAKRILAWNRLAKDLDFALLPLISHEIGLSEAIDAARRLLAGQLRGRVVVDVNR; via the coding sequence ATGTTCAAAGGCATTTTGATCGACAAGGACGACAGCGGTTACCGAGCCACCCTGCAAGAGATCAATGACGATCAATTGCCTGAAGGCGATGTGACCGTGCGTGTGGCGTACAGTACGCTGAACTTCAAGGATGGCCTGGCGATCACCGGCAGCAGCCCGGTGGTGCGCAAATTTCCGATGGTGCCGGGGATCGATCTGGCGGGCACTGTCGAAGTCAGCGGTCATCCGGACTACAAGGTTGGTGATCAAGTCCTGCTCAACGGCTGGGGTGTGGGCGAAGGACACTGGGGCGGGTTGGCGCAGAAAGCCCGCCTGAATGGCGACTGGCTGATCCCGTTGCCCAAGGCATTCACCGCTGCGCAAGCAATGGCCATCGGCACGGCCGGTTACACGGCGATGCTGAGCATCCTGGCGCTGGAGCACAACGGCGTGAACCCCGACCAAGGCGAAGTGCTGGTGACGGGCGCCAACGGTGGCGTCGGCAGCTTCGCCATCGCCCTGCTGAGCAAACTCGGCTATCGCGTGGTGGCATCCACCGGCCGCACTTCTGAGCACGAATATCTCAAGCAATTGGGTGCCAGTGAAATCATCGATCGCGCCACGTTGTCGGAGCCGGGCAAACCGCTGGCCAAGGAACGTTGGGCGGCGGTGATCGATTCGGTCGGCAGCCACACGCTGGCCAACGCTTGCGCAAGCACTCGGGCCAACGGCACCGTCGCCGCCTGCGGTCTGGCACAAGGCATGGACTTCCCGGCCTCTGTTGCGCCGTTCATTTTGCGCGGTGTGACCCTGGCCGGCATCAACAGCGTGACCCAACCCAAAGCTAAGCGGATACTGGCCTGGAATCGCCTGGCCAAGGATCTGGACTTCGCCTTGCTGCCGCTGATCAGTCACGAAATCGGCTTGAGCGAAGCCATCGACGCCGCGCGGCGTTTGCTCGCCGGCCAGTTGCGCGGCCGGGTAGTGGTCGACGTCAATCGTTGA
- the galU gene encoding UTP--glucose-1-phosphate uridylyltransferase GalU, which translates to MIKKCLFPAAGYGTRFLPATKAMPKEMLPVVNKPLIQYGVEEALDAGLTEISIVTGRGKRALEDHFDISYELENQIKGTDKEKYLVGIRKLLDECSFSYTRQTEMKGLGHAILTGRPLIGDEPFAVVLADDLCVNLDGDGVLTQMVKLYKQYRCSIIAIQEVDPLETNKYGVIAGDLIGDDLYRVRNMVEKPAPEDAPSNLAIIGRYILTPDIFDLIKQTEPGKGGEIQITDALMKQAQNGCVIAYKFKGKRFDCGGAEGYIEATNFCFENFYKTGKAY; encoded by the coding sequence ATGATCAAGAAATGCTTGTTCCCAGCAGCCGGTTACGGTACTCGCTTCCTGCCAGCGACTAAAGCCATGCCCAAAGAAATGCTGCCGGTGGTAAACAAGCCACTGATCCAGTACGGCGTCGAAGAAGCACTGGATGCCGGGTTGACCGAAATCTCCATCGTCACCGGTCGCGGCAAACGTGCTCTGGAAGACCACTTCGACATCAGCTACGAGCTGGAAAACCAGATCAAGGGCACCGACAAGGAAAAGTACCTGGTCGGTATCCGTAAACTGCTCGACGAGTGCTCGTTCTCCTACACTCGCCAGACCGAAATGAAAGGCTTGGGTCACGCGATTCTGACTGGCCGCCCGCTGATCGGCGACGAACCGTTCGCCGTGGTGCTGGCGGACGACTTGTGCGTCAACCTTGACGGCGACGGCGTCCTGACTCAAATGGTCAAGCTGTACAAACAGTACCGTTGCTCGATCATCGCGATCCAGGAAGTTGACCCGCTGGAAACCAACAAGTACGGCGTTATCGCTGGCGACTTGATCGGTGATGACCTGTATCGCGTGCGCAACATGGTTGAAAAACCAGCACCGGAAGATGCACCGTCGAACCTGGCGATCATCGGTCGTTACATCCTGACGCCGGACATCTTCGACCTGATCAAGCAAACCGAGCCAGGCAAGGGCGGCGAGATCCAGATCACCGACGCCCTGATGAAGCAAGCGCAAAATGGTTGCGTGATTGCCTACAAGTTCAAAGGCAAGCGTTTCGACTGCGGCGGCGCTGAAGGTTACATCGAAGCAACCAACTTCTGCTTCGAGAACTTCTACAAGACTGGCAAGGCTTACTGA
- the modC gene encoding molybdenum ABC transporter ATP-binding protein: MIHTRLKLNYSGFSLDVDLQLPGRGVTALYGHSGSGKTTCLRCIAGLEQAEQGFIQVNDEVWQDSDNGIFVPPHKRALGYVFQEASLFPHLSVRANLEFGLRRIPRQQRRVDMAHATELLGIGHLLGRDPQNLSGGERQRIGIARALLTSPKLLLMDEPLAALDTQRKNEILPYLQRLHDELDIPVLYVSHSQDEVARLADHLVLLSNGKALASGPIGETLARLDLPLALGDTAGVVIEGHVSAYDADYQLLTLELPNTDLSIRVAHSPMAEGQALRCKVQARDVSLSLQGVEHSSILNRLPVTVISEIGADNAAHVLIRLNAAGTPLLARITRYSRDQLGVHPGQQLWAQIKAVAVLA; the protein is encoded by the coding sequence ATGATTCATACGCGCTTGAAACTGAATTATTCGGGATTCTCCCTGGATGTGGACCTGCAACTGCCCGGCCGCGGAGTGACGGCGCTTTACGGCCATTCCGGTTCGGGTAAAACCACGTGCCTGCGCTGCATCGCCGGTCTGGAACAGGCCGAGCAGGGTTTTATTCAGGTCAACGATGAAGTCTGGCAGGACAGTGACAATGGGATTTTCGTCCCGCCACATAAACGCGCCTTGGGTTACGTTTTCCAGGAAGCCAGCCTGTTCCCCCATTTATCGGTGCGGGCCAATCTGGAGTTCGGCCTCAGGCGCATCCCTCGTCAACAGCGCCGGGTCGACATGGCTCATGCCACTGAGTTACTGGGGATCGGCCATTTGCTGGGCCGTGATCCGCAGAACCTTTCTGGCGGCGAACGCCAGCGGATCGGCATCGCTCGTGCCCTGCTCACCAGCCCGAAGCTTCTGCTGATGGACGAACCGCTGGCGGCGCTCGATACCCAGCGTAAAAACGAAATCCTGCCGTATCTGCAACGGCTGCACGATGAACTGGACATCCCCGTGCTGTACGTCAGTCATTCCCAGGATGAAGTCGCGCGGCTCGCCGACCACCTTGTCCTGCTCAGTAACGGCAAGGCTTTGGCCAGCGGCCCCATCGGTGAAACCCTGGCCCGGCTCGATCTGCCGCTGGCGCTGGGCGACACCGCCGGTGTGGTGATCGAGGGACACGTCAGTGCCTATGACGCTGACTATCAGTTGTTGACCTTGGAACTGCCCAACACGGACCTGAGCATTCGAGTCGCTCATTCACCAATGGCTGAAGGCCAGGCACTGCGCTGCAAGGTCCAGGCACGGGATGTCAGCCTCAGCCTGCAAGGCGTAGAGCACAGCAGCATCCTCAATCGCCTGCCGGTCACGGTGATCAGTGAAATCGGCGCCGATAACGCCGCTCACGTACTGATTCGCCTGAACGCGGCCGGTACACCGCTGTTGGCGCGGATTACCCGCTATTCCCGGGATCAATTGGGCGTGCACCCCGGACAGCAACTCTGGGCGCAGATCAAAGCGGTGGCGGTGCTGGCATAA
- a CDS encoding GyrI-like domain-containing protein — protein MDVKLREVLPFSVSGLQVRTLNAAEQKPDTARIGPMWERFFVEDIFDKIAHKQPESFMYGVYSNYESDASGHFDVTAGAAVAAPSEGFAQIQVEGGDYLVFSAKGPMPDSVIQTWGLVWAYFEDNPQVCRKFATDFEVYTGPESVAVYIGIQDSAAFSRSSN, from the coding sequence ATGGATGTAAAGCTGCGTGAAGTGCTGCCCTTTAGCGTCTCGGGGTTGCAGGTGCGAACCCTCAATGCCGCAGAACAGAAGCCAGATACCGCGCGTATCGGGCCTATGTGGGAACGATTTTTCGTCGAGGACATTTTCGACAAGATCGCCCACAAACAGCCGGAATCGTTTATGTACGGCGTCTATTCCAACTACGAGTCCGACGCTTCGGGTCACTTCGATGTGACCGCGGGTGCGGCGGTCGCCGCACCCTCCGAGGGCTTTGCGCAGATTCAGGTTGAGGGCGGCGATTACCTGGTGTTCAGCGCCAAAGGGCCGATGCCCGACAGCGTCATTCAGACGTGGGGCCTGGTCTGGGCTTACTTCGAGGATAACCCGCAGGTTTGCCGCAAGTTCGCCACGGACTTCGAGGTCTACACCGGTCCGGAGTCCGTGGCGGTTTATATCGGCATTCAGGATTCAGCCGCGTTTTCGCGTTCCAGCAACTGA
- the alkB gene encoding DNA oxidative demethylase AlkB, which produces MRYDPMSPITLDLFADAEPEQQPRREQIGEQSYVLRGFALPWLDRLLPALESVLAAAPFRQMVTPGGFTMSVALSSCGTWGWTTDRSGYKYTRNDPQTGLPWPEMPEVFFELAQAAAREAGFTDFVPDSCLINRYIPGARMSLHQDKNEGSYAAPIVSVSLGLPATFLFGGFERSAKSQRVPLLHGDIVVWGGVDRLRYHGVLPIKEGYHPQLGEQRINFTFRTAG; this is translated from the coding sequence ATGCGTTATGACCCCATGAGCCCGATCACCCTCGATTTGTTTGCCGATGCCGAACCCGAGCAACAGCCCAGGCGCGAGCAAATCGGCGAACAATCCTACGTGCTTAGAGGCTTTGCCCTGCCCTGGCTCGACCGATTGCTACCGGCGCTGGAGTCGGTTCTGGCTGCAGCCCCTTTTCGGCAGATGGTCACACCCGGCGGCTTTACCATGTCGGTGGCCTTGAGCAGTTGTGGCACCTGGGGCTGGACCACCGACCGCAGCGGCTACAAGTACACCCGCAACGATCCGCAGACCGGCCTGCCCTGGCCTGAAATGCCCGAGGTGTTTTTCGAGCTGGCGCAAGCGGCGGCGCGAGAGGCAGGGTTTACGGATTTCGTACCGGATTCCTGCCTGATCAACCGCTATATTCCCGGTGCCAGGATGTCATTGCATCAGGACAAGAATGAAGGTTCCTACGCAGCCCCTATCGTGTCGGTGTCCTTGGGATTGCCCGCGACGTTCCTGTTCGGTGGCTTCGAACGCAGCGCCAAAAGCCAGCGCGTGCCGCTGTTGCACGGCGATATCGTGGTCTGGGGCGGCGTGGACCGTTTGCGTTATCACGGCGTATTGCCGATCAAGGAGGGTTATCACCCTCAGTTGGGCGAACAACGGATCAACTTCACCTTTCGTACCGCGGGATGA
- the modB gene encoding molybdate ABC transporter permease subunit, with product MTLSSADYSAIWLTLKLASLTTVILLVIGTPIALWLSRTQSWLRGPIGAIVALPLVLPPTVIGFYLLLALGPNGWIGQFTQSLGLGTLTFSFVGLVIGSVLYSMPFVVQPLQNAFSAIGTRPLEVAATLRANPWDTFFSVIVPLARPGFITAAILGFAHTVGEFGVVLMIGGNIPDKTRVVSVQIYDHVEAMEYAQAHWLAGAMLVFSFAVLLALYSSRKTKAVWS from the coding sequence ATGACGCTATCGAGTGCCGATTATTCCGCCATCTGGCTGACTCTCAAACTGGCGTCCCTGACGACCGTGATCCTGTTGGTCATCGGCACTCCGATTGCGTTATGGCTGTCGCGCACGCAGTCCTGGCTGCGCGGCCCGATCGGGGCGATCGTCGCCCTGCCCCTGGTGCTGCCGCCCACGGTGATTGGCTTTTATTTGTTGCTGGCGCTCGGCCCGAACGGCTGGATCGGTCAGTTCACCCAATCGCTGGGCCTTGGCACCCTGACCTTCAGTTTTGTGGGGTTGGTGATCGGCTCGGTGCTGTACTCGATGCCGTTCGTGGTCCAGCCGCTGCAGAATGCCTTTTCTGCCATCGGCACTCGCCCACTGGAAGTGGCTGCAACCTTGCGCGCCAATCCTTGGGACACGTTCTTCAGCGTGATTGTGCCGCTGGCCCGCCCCGGTTTCATCACCGCGGCCATTCTCGGTTTTGCCCATACTGTCGGCGAGTTTGGTGTGGTGCTGATGATCGGCGGCAACATTCCCGATAAGACCCGCGTGGTCTCGGTGCAGATCTACGATCACGTCGAAGCCATGGAATACGCCCAGGCTCATTGGCTGGCCGGGGCAATGTTGGTGTTCTCCTTTGCAGTATTGCTGGCGCTCTACTCCAGCCGTAAAACCAAAGCGGTCTGGAGCTGA
- the gorA gene encoding glutathione-disulfide reductase has translation MAYDFDLYVIGAGSGGVRAARFAAGFGAKVAVAESRYLGGTCVNVGCVPKKLLVYGAHFAEDFEQSQGFGWTPGEAKFDWATLIANKDREINRLNGIYRNLLVNSGVTLHEGHAKIVDPHTVEFDGKRYTAKNILIATGGWPQIPEIPGHEHAISSNQAFFLKELPKRVLVVGGGYIAVEFAGIFHGLGAETTLLYRGDLFLRGFDGAVRKHLQEELTKRGMDLQFNADIERIDKQADGSLTATLKDGRKLEADCVFYATGRRPMLDNLGLENTGVKLDKKGFVEVDEQYQTAEPSILALGDVIGRVQLTPVALAEGMAVARRLFKPEQYRPVDYKMIPTAVFSLPNIGTVGLTEEEAREAGHDVVIFESRFRPMKLTLTECQERTLMKLVVDAKTDKVLGCHMVGPEAGEIVQGLAIALKAGATKRDFDETIGVHPTAAEEFVTMRTPVAG, from the coding sequence ATGGCCTACGATTTTGACCTTTATGTGATTGGTGCCGGTTCCGGCGGTGTACGGGCTGCGCGATTTGCGGCCGGTTTTGGCGCGAAAGTTGCCGTGGCCGAGAGCCGTTACCTGGGCGGGACGTGTGTGAACGTCGGCTGCGTGCCGAAAAAACTGCTGGTTTACGGCGCGCACTTCGCCGAAGACTTCGAGCAGTCGCAAGGTTTCGGCTGGACCCCGGGTGAGGCGAAGTTCGACTGGGCGACGCTGATCGCCAACAAGGATCGCGAGATCAATCGCCTGAACGGCATCTATCGCAACCTGCTGGTCAACAGCGGCGTGACCTTGCATGAAGGTCACGCGAAAATCGTCGATCCGCATACCGTCGAGTTCGATGGCAAACGCTACACCGCCAAAAACATCCTGATTGCCACCGGTGGCTGGCCGCAGATCCCGGAGATTCCGGGACACGAGCACGCGATCAGTTCCAACCAGGCGTTCTTCCTTAAAGAGCTGCCAAAGCGCGTTCTGGTGGTCGGTGGTGGTTACATTGCAGTGGAGTTTGCCGGGATTTTCCACGGGCTGGGTGCCGAGACCACGCTGCTGTATCGCGGTGATCTGTTCCTGCGTGGCTTCGACGGTGCGGTGCGCAAACATCTGCAGGAAGAGCTGACCAAACGCGGGATGGACTTGCAATTCAATGCCGACATCGAGCGCATCGACAAGCAAGCCGATGGCAGCCTGACTGCCACGCTCAAGGACGGTCGTAAGCTGGAGGCGGATTGCGTGTTCTACGCCACTGGTCGGCGTCCGATGCTCGATAACCTGGGGCTGGAAAACACCGGCGTCAAACTCGACAAGAAAGGTTTTGTCGAGGTCGATGAGCAGTATCAAACCGCAGAGCCATCGATCCTGGCTCTGGGCGATGTGATCGGTCGGGTCCAGCTCACGCCGGTCGCGCTGGCCGAAGGCATGGCCGTGGCGCGGCGTTTGTTCAAGCCCGAGCAATATCGCCCGGTGGATTACAAGATGATCCCGACCGCCGTGTTTAGCTTGCCGAACATTGGCACTGTCGGCCTGACCGAAGAAGAGGCGCGAGAGGCCGGGCACGATGTGGTGATCTTCGAAAGCCGTTTCCGGCCGATGAAGCTGACCCTGACCGAGTGCCAGGAGCGCACCTTGATGAAACTGGTGGTGGACGCCAAGACTGACAAGGTCTTGGGCTGCCATATGGTCGGCCCGGAGGCCGGCGAGATCGTGCAAGGATTGGCAATTGCCCTGAAGGCGGGCGCGACCAAGCGTGATTTCGACGAAACCATCGGCGTGCATCCGACGGCCGCCGAAGAGTTCGTCACCATGCGTACGCCGGTCGCGGGTTAA
- a CDS encoding NAD(P)H-dependent flavin oxidoreductase — protein MSQWPDTRILDLFRIELPIIQAPLAGATTSAMVIAASNAGGLGSMPAAMLSIEQLREELKTIRQHTQRPFNVNFFCHQPPPPDEQRARDWKNLLEPYYRELGVDFDAPTPVSNRAPFDNAACEVLEEFRPEVVSFHFGLPEKSLLDRVKATGAKILSSATTVEEAVWLEQHGCDAIIAMGYEAGGHRGMFLSNDLSSQVGTFALVPQIVDAVNVPVIAAGGIGDARGVAAAFLLGASAVQVGTAYLFTPEAKVSASHQKALRTAKESETAITNIFTGRPARGILNRVMRELGPMCDKAPAFPLAGGALMPLRTKGEADFSNLWAGQAFTLGVEMTSAELTRRLAEEGLAKLVRQ, from the coding sequence ATGAGTCAATGGCCAGACACCCGCATTCTTGACCTGTTCAGGATCGAGCTGCCGATCATTCAGGCCCCTCTGGCTGGCGCGACGACGTCGGCCATGGTGATTGCGGCAAGCAACGCTGGCGGCCTGGGCTCAATGCCCGCCGCGATGCTGAGCATCGAACAGTTGCGCGAGGAGCTGAAGACGATTCGCCAACACACCCAGCGCCCGTTCAACGTCAATTTTTTCTGCCATCAACCTCCACCGCCCGATGAGCAACGTGCCCGGGACTGGAAGAACCTGCTGGAACCGTACTATCGGGAATTGGGGGTCGATTTCGACGCACCGACGCCGGTGTCCAATCGCGCACCGTTCGATAATGCGGCCTGCGAAGTGCTCGAAGAGTTTCGTCCTGAAGTGGTGAGTTTTCACTTCGGCCTGCCGGAAAAGTCGCTGCTGGATCGGGTAAAAGCGACCGGGGCGAAAATTCTCTCTTCGGCGACTACGGTCGAAGAAGCCGTCTGGCTGGAGCAGCATGGTTGCGACGCGATCATCGCCATGGGTTACGAGGCCGGTGGCCACCGGGGAATGTTCCTCAGTAATGACCTGAGCAGCCAGGTGGGGACCTTTGCCCTGGTGCCACAAATCGTTGATGCGGTGAACGTGCCGGTGATTGCGGCGGGTGGGATTGGAGATGCGCGGGGCGTCGCGGCGGCGTTTCTGCTGGGCGCTTCGGCGGTCCAGGTGGGTACGGCTTATTTGTTTACGCCCGAGGCCAAGGTCAGCGCGTCTCACCAGAAAGCGTTGCGCACGGCCAAGGAAAGCGAGACGGCGATCACCAACATCTTCACCGGGCGCCCGGCACGGGGGATTCTTAATCGGGTAATGCGTGAGCTGGGGCCGATGTGTGACAAAGCGCCGGCCTTTCCCTTGGCGGGCGGTGCGTTGATGCCGTTGCGGACCAAAGGGGAAGCGGATTTCAGCAACCTTTGGGCGGGGCAGGCGTTTACGCTGGGCGTTGAAATGACGTCGGCAGAGTTGACCCGGCGGTTGGCTGAGGAAGGACTGGCGAAGTTGGTTCGTCAGTAG